The Rhodothermia bacterium genome includes a window with the following:
- a CDS encoding DUF3299 domain-containing protein: protein MRKLFIFLAAFFVLPLVSNAQQALSWDTLAKVESKWQNNKYVTVFKPEVKALNGKRIKIQGFMIPLEMGEKHKHFIIAARPAHCYFEAPGGKEMIEIFTPAAADYEFTPITVTGTIEVLENDKFGMYYRIKNAKVGG from the coding sequence ATGCGTAAACTTTTTATTTTCTTAGCCGCTTTCTTCGTCCTGCCTTTGGTATCCAATGCCCAACAAGCCCTCTCGTGGGATACCCTTGCAAAGGTGGAGTCTAAGTGGCAAAACAACAAATATGTCACGGTCTTTAAGCCAGAGGTGAAAGCACTCAATGGCAAGCGGATTAAAATTCAAGGCTTTATGATTCCCTTAGAAATGGGAGAAAAACACAAGCACTTCATTATTGCTGCGCGTCCTGCACACTGTTATTTTGAAGCGCCGGGTGGTAAAGAGATGATCGAAATATTTACACCCGCCGCCGCCGACTATGAGTTTACGCCTATTACCGTCACCGGAACCATCGAGGTTTTGGAGAACGACAAATTTGGGATGTACTACCGGATTAAAAACGCCAAGGTGGGTGGATAA
- a CDS encoding DUF2480 family protein, with protein MELTNKVAQSAIEVYNLEALWDGKPLVTFDVAAFLHKGLMLREIPFRQAMAEIDWTTYDHKHVAIGCTTNAIVPRWTYMLIASLLHGHATSVAFGDEKDLVRDHYVRALALEDWSRFAGLPVVLKGCNSPIVPLDAYLLATQYLQPFAKKIMYGEPCSAVPIWRKPKAVPAVLV; from the coding sequence ATGGAACTAACCAATAAAGTGGCGCAAAGTGCCATCGAAGTCTATAATTTAGAAGCGTTGTGGGACGGTAAACCCCTTGTAACGTTTGATGTAGCGGCCTTTCTGCATAAAGGTCTCATGCTACGCGAGATCCCCTTTCGTCAGGCGATGGCCGAAATAGATTGGACGACCTATGACCACAAGCATGTCGCCATTGGATGTACAACCAATGCCATCGTGCCCCGTTGGACCTATATGTTGATTGCCTCTTTACTGCACGGCCACGCAACATCGGTGGCCTTTGGGGACGAAAAAGACTTGGTCCGGGATCATTATGTACGGGCTTTGGCGCTGGAAGACTGGTCTCGTTTTGCGGGTCTTCCAGTGGTCTTAAAGGGCTGCAATAGTCCCATTGTACCGTTAGATGCGTATTTGCTTGCTACCCAATATTTACAACCTTTTGCAAAAAAAATCATGTACGGAGAACCATGCTCCGCCGTACCGATCTGGCGGAAACCTAAAGCCGTTCCTGCCGTCTTGGTATAA
- a CDS encoding T9SS type A sorting domain-containing protein, with product MIKNVILISFLFLGLGRTLLAQERQLTLGSSSVGLQNKTETISRSVQKVPHLHVTDQLMQSSEGLRALTGFKDWKRSGGAMLLKKEATSKLGDTLAFRVRDFKASKNITLKFRLERIHDLANFWVELGEISLKRIRNTALDSVVVYMTAKTPAFPDKGILQVDQELFGQPPNSDGDGKLDVLLYNIIDTYDGESNTSAIAGYITPQDLPGTGGNGNNRDIIHIDTYPSMNQGVTELMGTAAHEYQHLIRINYDNSELTFVDEGLSEWAELYNGFSGRLIYYLSTFTIPALDFSHTAENNIFLLDWRTLSSGNDNLTENDYQRAGLFTTYLAEQIGHASVGSITKDTAVGLNGYRNAITQSQSSFSLEDLVQNWHTANAINSYTLDPRFGYQNRYRRSFFRSLTYDGEFDGATATEKTFTTAKIQPGGVLYYRWNTVKDFSIQIDPIADAGGSLANYRSVTRARLILKPVGGTIQVKDLTLGTTPETITGEFASVAIVLSNVNPSRGSGYTPSVRFVTSWSADLATSSNELKYGENALVHQDPASGSYYFFSLGGNESNALATRFVTPANTVRLQKVAIAPYYRSQDSSFGLATDAPRDVKLTVWKSNGKGFPGEVLFELDVTDPRAYDVPRVGFNFFEIDLAAHESKLNALPDTVFVGYRETGSDQNYMLVAASYFSGENSSFFMGSSKAWRQLNNTPLSGTVTVNNATLPIRATFLTRKIVAVEEETTLPDQITLSQNYPNPFNPETTIKYNLPKAAHVRLSVYDTLGRLVEKVVDQQQVSGTYAVQIQAQNWPSGLYFYTLESNQQRVSKRMILIK from the coding sequence ATGATAAAAAATGTAATACTTATTTCCTTTTTGTTTTTGGGCTTAGGCAGGACATTATTGGCCCAAGAAAGACAACTTACCCTCGGTAGTTCATCTGTTGGATTACAGAATAAAACGGAAACAATTTCGAGATCAGTTCAAAAAGTGCCTCATCTCCATGTTACAGATCAGTTGATGCAAAGTAGCGAAGGGTTAAGAGCGCTTACGGGCTTTAAGGACTGGAAACGCAGTGGCGGCGCTATGCTGCTCAAGAAAGAAGCCACCTCAAAATTAGGGGATACGCTTGCCTTTCGCGTACGGGATTTTAAGGCTTCAAAAAACATTACCTTGAAGTTTCGGCTCGAACGCATCCACGATCTGGCCAATTTTTGGGTAGAGTTAGGGGAGATTTCCCTGAAACGCATCCGAAATACCGCCTTAGATTCCGTTGTGGTCTATATGACCGCCAAAACACCAGCTTTCCCAGACAAAGGCATCCTGCAAGTAGATCAGGAGTTATTTGGCCAACCACCCAATAGCGACGGCGATGGCAAATTAGATGTGCTATTATATAATATTATTGATACTTATGATGGGGAAAGCAATACAAGTGCTATTGCGGGCTATATCACCCCACAAGATTTACCCGGTACGGGCGGGAATGGCAATAACCGCGATATTATCCATATAGACACCTATCCAAGTATGAATCAGGGCGTCACCGAACTTATGGGAACCGCAGCACACGAGTACCAGCACCTGATTCGGATCAACTACGACAATTCCGAGTTAACATTTGTGGATGAAGGACTTTCCGAATGGGCCGAGTTATACAATGGGTTTTCGGGGAGACTTATTTACTATCTGAGTACGTTTACCATTCCTGCTTTAGATTTTTCGCATACCGCCGAGAACAATATCTTTTTATTGGACTGGCGCACCCTTTCTTCTGGTAACGACAACCTCACGGAAAACGACTACCAACGGGCGGGGCTGTTTACGACGTATCTCGCCGAACAAATTGGCCATGCCTCGGTTGGGAGTATTACCAAAGATACCGCTGTCGGGCTAAATGGCTACCGAAATGCCATCACACAATCACAATCATCCTTTAGCTTGGAAGACCTTGTGCAAAATTGGCACACCGCAAATGCCATCAATAGCTATACACTCGACCCTCGGTTTGGGTATCAAAATCGGTATCGGAGGAGTTTTTTTCGAAGCCTTACCTATGACGGAGAGTTTGATGGCGCTACCGCAACCGAAAAAACCTTTACAACTGCTAAAATACAGCCCGGAGGTGTTCTCTATTATCGTTGGAATACAGTGAAGGATTTTTCAATCCAAATAGACCCCATTGCAGACGCCGGAGGGTCACTTGCCAATTACCGGAGCGTTACCCGTGCTCGCCTTATCCTGAAACCCGTAGGTGGAACCATCCAAGTGAAAGACCTTACGCTGGGTACTACGCCTGAAACCATCACCGGAGAGTTTGCCTCTGTCGCAATAGTCCTCAGCAATGTAAACCCAAGCCGTGGATCGGGCTATACGCCCTCCGTCCGGTTTGTAACCTCTTGGTCGGCAGACTTGGCAACGAGTTCTAACGAACTTAAATACGGCGAAAATGCCTTGGTTCACCAAGACCCTGCGTCCGGATCCTACTACTTCTTTTCTTTGGGTGGAAACGAAAGCAATGCTTTAGCAACCCGATTTGTCACGCCCGCCAATACGGTGCGTTTACAGAAGGTGGCCATTGCGCCATATTATAGAAGCCAAGACAGTAGCTTTGGTCTTGCTACGGATGCACCACGCGATGTAAAACTGACGGTTTGGAAAAGCAATGGTAAGGGATTTCCGGGTGAGGTCTTGTTTGAATTGGACGTCACTGACCCCCGCGCCTACGATGTGCCACGAGTGGGCTTTAACTTTTTTGAAATAGACCTCGCGGCTCATGAGTCCAAATTAAATGCGCTCCCAGATACGGTTTTTGTAGGCTATCGTGAGACCGGAAGTGACCAAAACTACATGCTGGTGGCTGCATCATATTTTTCAGGGGAAAATTCGAGCTTCTTTATGGGCAGTTCTAAAGCATGGCGTCAACTCAACAATACGCCACTTTCGGGTACGGTAACAGTCAATAATGCAACCTTGCCCATCCGCGCCACTTTCTTAACCCGAAAAATTGTAGCGGTGGAGGAAGAAACCACCTTACCCGATCAAATTACGCTTTCTCAAAACTATCCCAATCCGTTTAATCCGGAAACCACGATAAAATACAATCTGCCCAAAGCGGCACATGTTCGCCTGTCGGTGTACGACACATTGGGACGATTGGTGGAAAAGGTTGTGGATCAGCAACAGGTTTCCGGAACGTATGCCGTCCAAATCCAAGCCCAAAACTGGCCCAGTGGTCTGTATTTCTACAC